A window of the Gossypium hirsutum isolate 1008001.06 chromosome A05, Gossypium_hirsutum_v2.1, whole genome shotgun sequence genome harbors these coding sequences:
- the LOC107957152 gene encoding uncharacterized protein isoform X3, which yields MDEAKEKGDSVSIVSESSVTVSEIVVETMACEDRIRIKEGGEAGLGNGDDVTVEVLDSHVHIDGGDGGAVQARSIDEAVCGHQEFSKVGLEVNMRTLDSECHAVGGLGSRNEVLGGEARAQNEVNGGVVWSCSNDVVCGRDESDEVGLEGNPSTVDSEGDLAGDLGSRYEVSGGEAKAWTRVLRFSALDSSAGKNAEQSSGINEGGGDLNQAKETGKVGNLDSYELNHGNQKRVVCLSAASEDSGVQTKIVEEAAMAIDEEDLIALDGGQETPISELIKKAANVGVDATSLNVNTLVTAECVPGSEAKDPVYSCQSTGSIAAGQLDEKVSSNMEIDKQGTDYEQQQMEVKTPHLSTQKHDTGNVQSLKPEPIIDGGEGVGLSTGEAVLAEKQVSDAKEVGFDAEQDVKVEKMGVSPKNRDPSDVSESLGHQMDVFVGSGEVEAAKVDNNVLNQISPAVASDKELQLSGNEDPLAKNVVSEDDSSVEQEMNVEDQVTSDEPDCLEQVEEMEVVEHDSDSDQPTNVDYQTVKQTALKSLSGVKMHQAQQLLSEEEGGFSVSDLVWGKVKSHPWWPGQIFDPSDASKKAVKYQKKDSFLVAYFGDRTFAWNEPSVLKPFRTHFSQIVKQSNLESFENAVNCALEEVSRRVELGLACPCIPKDAYDRIKFQKVENTGVREESSLRDGVDVSLSVSSFEPDKLIDYMKELAESPYSGGDRIDLVIAKAQLLAFYRLKGYHQLPESQFSEEKRLEVVDCATPMDTDGEQKSEASKSRRRSYLKRKHNLKDGLYPSKKERSLSELMSETFDSPDGEIGSDVIGNKPPSSSFGKKRKAIDSSEDSVMQEGRKTSKGSLSTPHFPKPSFKIGERISRAASQMTGSPSILKSSGDRLQKLDGGCETPATCGYDVPIDNLEDAERKRMGILTEYSSLDELLLQLHLAACDPMKGYSSLNIIISFFSDFRDSIVLDRLSRDKAVGQRKKSPNSIIGFSETFEFEDMSDTYWTDRIVQNGSEEQPSVGTDRGQYQFVPVELDKPIQKVRKSRKRYSDTSHDLTAQKPPGYVDEKAPAEIVMSFPEINSVPSETKLNKMFKHFGPLKESETEVDCETSRARVVFRRSSDAEVAYNSARKFNIFGLVSVTYQLNYTISESFKASLYAPTLAEENPFIASAPCGDHALIAPSLGEEASFMVSTLGEETLPIASTFHEEPWFIASTTGVETMADATIIVDKTFTVATTVGEQSLPVFTTIDEQTSTAAASLVDEASFSHLTLSKRTSTLTATLGDQTSSIATFHPEIPSVPATVGEETCSIPAPSAEETRILPNLDAETPIHPVTLAEETPSISRTLGEDTPSVPAASNEEAPVGTLIFSGGTHTLPGKLVPTTLCEETTMPATLGQETPTLPAALGEEAHSIPSTSSDENRGIPTNLDEETPTDPVTLAEESPSIPETLDEETPSVPPTFSQETPAVPPSYSEGTTIPPSFNEETPTVPVTLGPETLTTSTATSEETAKIPATSGEETTSAPVTLHEETLAIPTTLDEGSPTMTTKLDEETPTSPTNLAEETLTTPTSSGVEASTVLTTNSEETSAVSTTTEMETLPPAGAESVEPAT from the exons ATGGATGAGGCAAAAGAGAAGGGTGATTCAGTGAGTATTGTTTCAGAATCTTCAGTAACTGTTAGTGAAATTGTGGTTGAAACAATGGCTTGCGAGGATCGAATTCGGATCAAGGAAGGAGGTGAAGCGGGTCTTGGTAATGGAGATGATGTAACAGTGGAGGTTTTGGATTCTCATGTTCATATTGATGGGGGAGATGGAGGGGCAGTTCAGGCCCGTTCTATTGATGAAGCGGTTTGTGGTCATCAAGAGTTCAGTAAAGTTGGTTTGGAGGTTAACATGAGAACCTTAGATAGTGAATGCCATGCGGTAGGTGGTTTGGGTTCAAGGAATGAGGTTTTGGGTGGTGAAGCTAGGGCTCAGAATGAGGTAAATGGAGGTGTGGTTTGGTCTTGTTCTAATGATGTAGTTTGTGGTCGTGATGAGTCTGATGAAGTTGGTTTGGAGGGTAATCCGAGTACCGTAGATAGTGAAGGTGATTTAGCTGGTGATTTGGGTTCAAGGTATGAGGTTTCAGGGGGTGAAGCTAAGGCTTGGACCAGGGTTTTACGTTTCAGTGCACTAGATAGTTCTGCAGGTAAGAACGCAGAGCAGTCTAGCGGAATTAATGAAGGTGGGGGAGATTTGAATCAAGCTAAGGAGACAGGTAAAGTTGGTAATTTGGATAGTTAtgaattgaatcatggaaaccagaAACGAGTTGTATGTTTGTCTGCTGCATCCGAAGATTCAGGTGTACAAACTAAAATTGTTGAGGAAGCTGCAATGGCAATTGATGAGGAAGATTTGATTGCCTTAGATGGTGGTCAAGAAACTCCTATATCTGAACTGATAAAGAAAGCTGCGAATGTCGGTGTAGATGCCACATCCCTGAATGTCAATACACTGGTTACTGCTGAATGTGTTCCTGGTTCTGAAGCTAAAG ATCCGGTCTATTCATGTCAGTCAACTGGATCGATTGCCGCAGGCCAATTAGACGAGAAG GTTAGTTCCAACATGGAAATTGACAAGCAAGGTACTGATTACGAGCAACAGCAGATGGAGGTTAAAACTCCTCATCTAAGCACCCAAAAACATGATACGG GTAATGTCCAATCCTTAAAACCTGAGCCAATTATTGACGGAGGAGAGGGAGTTGGTTTAAGCACGGGGGAAGCAGTGCTTGCAGAAAAGCAGGTTTCCGATGCTAAAGAAGTCGGTTTTGATGCAGAGCAAGATGttaaagttgagaaaatgggaGTTAGCCCAAAAAATCGCGATCCAAGTGATGTTTCGGAATCATTAGGTCACCAAATGGATGTATTTGTTGGTAGTGGTGAAGTTGAAGCCGCAAAAGTTGATAACAATGTTTTGAACCAAATATCTCCTGCTGTTGCTTCTGATAAGGAGTTACAGTTGTCAGGAAATGAAGATCCGTTAGCTAAAAATGTGGTTTCTGAGGACGATTCAAGTGTAGAGCAAGAAATGAATGTTGAAGATCAAGTTACTAGTGATGAACCGGATTGTTTAGAACAAGTGGAAGAAATGGAAGTCGTAGAACATGATAGCGACTCTGACCAGCCAACCAACGTAGATTATCAAACTGTTAAACAGACAGCTCTTAAGTCCTTGAGTGGCGTAAAGATGCATCAAGCCCAGCAGCTTCTGTCCGAGGAAGAAGGAGGATTTtcagtttctgatttagtctggGGTAAGGTCAAGAGCCATCCATGGTGGCCAGGACAGATATTTGATCCTTCTGATGCTTCAAAGAAGGCAGTGAAGTATCAAAAGAAGGACAGCTTTCTCGTGGCATACTTTGGGGATCGGACATTTGCTTGGAATGAACCATCTGTTTTGAAGCCGTTCCGAACACATTTCTCTCAAATAGTGAAGCAAAGTAATTTAGAATCATTCGAGAATGCAGTCAATTGTGCTTTGGAAGAAGTTTCTAGACGAGTCGAGCTTGGTCTGGCTTGCCCTTGCATACCGAAGGATGCCTATGACAGGATAAAATTCCAAAAAGTTGAGAATACCGGAGTTCGGGAAGAATCAAGTTTAAGAGATGGTGTTGATGTATCTTTAAGTGTTAGTTCTTTTGAGCCAGACAAATTAATTGACTATATGAAAGAATTAGCGGAGTCTCCATACAGTGGGGGTGATCGAATCGACCTTGTGATTGCTAAAGCTCAATTGTTGGCATTCTATCGTTTAAAAGGTTATCATCAGCTGCCTGAATCCCAATTTTCTGAGGAGAAAAGGCTCGAGGTAGTTGACTGTGCTACTCCTATGGATACGGATGGTGAGCAAAAATCCGAGGCTTCGAAGTCTCGGAGACGATCTTACCTTAAACGGAAGCATAATCTGAAGGATGGATTGTATCCTAGTAAAAAGGAGAGAAGCTTGTCCGAATTAATGAGTGAGACATTTGATTCTCCTGATGGTGAAATCGGGTCTGATGTGATAGGTAATAAGCCCCCTTCATCATCATTTGGCAAGAAAAGAAAAGCCATTGATTCCTCGGAAGACTCTGTGATGCAGGAAGGGAGGAAGACATCTAAAGGGTCTCTAAGCACACCTCATTTCCCGAAGCCTTCCTTTAAGATCGGTGAGCGTATCAGTAGAGCTGCAAGCCAAATGACTGGATCCCCGTCGATTCTAAAGTCCAGTGGTGATAGGTTACAGAAGCTTGATGGTGGCTGTGAAACTCCTGCCACGTGTGGATATGATGTTCCCATTGATAATCTTGAGGATGCAGAGCGAAAGAGGATGGGTATTTTGACTGAATATTCATCACTTGACGAGTTGTTGTTGCAACTTCACTTGGCAGCATGTGATCCAATGAAAGGTTACAGTtctcttaatattattattagctTCTTCTCAGATTTCAGAGATTCGATAGTTCTGGATCGACTTTCCAGGGACAAAGCAGTTGGCCAAAGGAAGAAGTCACCAAATTCTATCATTGGTTTTTCAGAAACTTTTGAGTTTGAGGACATGAGTGACACTTATTGGACTGACAGAATAGTCCAAAATGGTTCCGAGGAGCAGCCATCAGTTGGTACTGATAGGGGACAATATCAATTTGTGCCTGTCGAATTAGATAAACCAATTCAAAAAGTCCGTAAGTCTCGAAAGCGGTATTCTGATACCAGTCATGATTTGACAGCACAGAAACCCCCTGGCTACGTCGATGAGAAGGCCCCAGCGGAAATTGTTATGAGCTTTCCTGAGATCAATTCTGTTCCTTCTGAAACAAAGCTAAATAAGATGTTCAAGCACTTTGGACCATTAAAGGAATCCGAGACAGAAGTAGATTGCGAAACCAGCCGTGCCAGAGTTGTTTTTAGAAGATCATCTGATGCAGAAGTTGCTTACAATAGTGCCAGGAAATTCAACATCTTTGGGCTGGTGTCTGTAACTTATCAACTCAACTACACTATTTCTGAATCATTCAAAGCTTCGTTGTATGCTCCAACCCTAGCTGAGGAGAATCCATTCATTGCTTCAGCCCCTTGTGGGGACCATGCACTTATTGCCCCAAGCCTAGGTGAGGAAGCTTCATTCATGGTTTCAACCCTTGGTGAGGAAACTTTACCCATCGCTAGTACATTCCATGAGGAACCTTGGTTCATAGCCTCAACTACAG GTGTGGAAACAATGGCTGATGCTACCATTATTGTTGACAAAACCTTTACTGTTGCCACAACTGTAGGCGAACAATCTTTGCCTGTTTTCACAACCATTGATGAGCAAACGTCAACTGCTGCTGCAAGCTTGGTTGACGAAGCTTCATTTTCCCATTTAACTTTGAGCAAAAGAACTTCGACTCTGACCGCAACCTTGGGTGATCAAACTTCAAGCATTGCTACCTTCCATCCAGAAATTCCTAGTGTTCCTGCAACTGTGGGTGAAGAAACTTGTAGCATTCCCGCACCCTCGGCTGAAGAAACTCGTATTCTTCCAAACTTGGATGCAGAAACTCCTATCCATCCTGTGACCTTGGCAGAGGAAACCCCTAGTATTTCTAGAACCTTGGGCGAAGATACTCCATCTGTCCCTGCAGCCTCCAATGAAGAAGCTCCGGTAGGTACTCTGATCTTCAGTGGAGGAACTCACACCCTTCCTGGAAAATTGGTTCCCACAACCTTGTGTGAGGAAACAACCATGCCTGCAACGTTAGGTCAAGAAACTCCTACCCTTCCTGCAGCATTGGGTGAAGAAGCTCATAGTATTCCCTCAACCTCGAGTGACGAAAATCGTGGCATTCCAACTAACTTGGATGAAGAAACTCCTACTGATCCTGTGACCTTGGCAGAGGAAAGCCCCAGTATTCCTGAAACCTTGGATGAAGAAACTCCATCTGTTCCTCCAACATTCAGTCAAGAAACTCCAGCTGTTCCTCCGTCATACAGTGAAGGAACTACTATTCCTCCTTCCTTCAATGAGGAAACTCCTACTGTTCCTGTAACATTGGGTCCAGAAACTCTAACCACTTCTACCGCCACGAGTGAGGAAACTGCAAAGATTCCTGCGACCTCAGGTGAGGAAACTACAAGTGCTCCTGTGACCCTGCATGAGGAAACTCTGGCTATTCCGACAACTTTGGATGAGGGcagtccaacaatgaccacaaaatTGGATGAGGAAACTCCAACCAGTCCCACAAACTTAGCTGAGGAAACTTTGACTACTCCCACATCCTCCGGTGTGGAAGCTTCAACAGTTCTCACAACTAACAGTGAGGAAACATCTGCTGTTTCTACAACTACGGAAATGGAAACTTTACCCCCTGCGGGTGCTGAAAGTGTAGAACCTGCAACTTAA
- the LOC107957152 gene encoding uncharacterized protein isoform X1 yields MDEAKEKGDSVSIVSESSVTVSEIVVETMACEDRIRIKEGGEAGLGNGDDVTVEVLDSHVHIDGGDGGAVQARSIDEAVCGHQEFSKVGLEVNMRTLDSECHAVGGLGSRNEVLGGEARAQNEVNGGVVWSCSNDVVCGRDESDEVGLEGNPSTVDSEGDLAGDLGSRYEVSGGEAKAWTRVLRFSALDSSAGKNAEQSSGINEGGGDLNQAKETGKVGNLDSYELNHGNQKRVVCLSAASEDSGVQTKIVEEAAMAIDEEDLIALDGGQETPISELIKKAANVGVDATSLNVNTLVTAECVPGSEAKDPVYSCQSTGSIAAGQLDEKVSSNMEIDKQGTDYEQQQMEVKTPHLSTQKHDTGNVQSLKPEPIIDGGEGVGLSTGEAVLAEKQVSDAKEVGFDAEQDVKVEKMGVSPKNRDPSDVSESLGHQMDVFVGSGEVEAAKVDNNVLNQISPAVASDKELQLSGNEDPLAKNVVSEDDSSVEQEMNVEDQVTSDEPDCLEQVEEMEVVEHDSDSDQPTNVDYQTVKQTALKSLSGVKMHQAQQLLSEEEGGFSVSDLVWGKVKSHPWWPGQIFDPSDASKKAVKYQKKDSFLVAYFGDRTFAWNEPSVLKPFRTHFSQIVKQSNLESFENAVNCALEEVSRRVELGLACPCIPKDAYDRIKFQKVENTGVREESSLRDGVDVSLSVSSFEPDKLIDYMKELAESPYSGGDRIDLVIAKAQLLAFYRLKGYHQLPESQFSEEKRLEVVDCATPMDTDGEQKSEASKSRRRSYLKRKHNLKDGLYPSKKERSLSELMSETFDSPDGEIGSDVIGNKPPSSSFGKKRKAIDSSEDSVMQEGRKTSKGSLSTPHFPKPSFKIGERISRAASQMTGSPSILKSSGDRLQKLDGGCETPATCGYDVPIDNLEDAERKRMGILTEYSSLDELLLQLHLAACDPMKGYSSLNIIISFFSDFRDSIVLDRLSRDKAVGQRKKSPNSIIGFSETFEFEDMSDTYWTDRIVQNGSEEQPSVGTDRGQYQFVPVELDKPIQKVRKSRKRYSDTSHDLTAQKPPGYVDEKAPAEIVMSFPEINSVPSETKLNKMFKHFGPLKESETEVDCETSRARVVFRRSSDAEVAYNSARKFNIFGLVSVTYQLNYTISESFKASLYAPTLAEENPFIASAPCGDHALIAPSLGEEASFMVSTLGEETLPIASTFHEEPWFIASTTGEDTLAIPTTLADGASDVATTMYEKTLPVTTTAGVETMADATIIVDKTFTVATTVGEQSLPVFTTIDEQTSTAAASLVDEASFSHLTLSKRTSTLTATLGDQTSSIATFHPEIPSVPATVGEETCSIPAPSAEETRILPNLDAETPIHPVTLAEETPSISRTLGEDTPSVPAASNEEAPVGTLIFSGGTHTLPGKLVPTTLCEETTMPATLGQETPTLPAALGEEAHSIPSTSSDENRGIPTNLDEETPTDPVTLAEESPSIPETLDEETPSVPPTFSQETPAVPPSYSEGTTIPPSFNEETPTVPVTLGPETLTTSTATSEETAKIPATSGEETTSAPVTLHEETLAIPTTLDEGSPTMTTKLDEETPTSPTNLAEETLTTPTSSGVEASTVLTTNSEETSAVSTTTEMETLPPAGAESVEPAT; encoded by the exons ATGGATGAGGCAAAAGAGAAGGGTGATTCAGTGAGTATTGTTTCAGAATCTTCAGTAACTGTTAGTGAAATTGTGGTTGAAACAATGGCTTGCGAGGATCGAATTCGGATCAAGGAAGGAGGTGAAGCGGGTCTTGGTAATGGAGATGATGTAACAGTGGAGGTTTTGGATTCTCATGTTCATATTGATGGGGGAGATGGAGGGGCAGTTCAGGCCCGTTCTATTGATGAAGCGGTTTGTGGTCATCAAGAGTTCAGTAAAGTTGGTTTGGAGGTTAACATGAGAACCTTAGATAGTGAATGCCATGCGGTAGGTGGTTTGGGTTCAAGGAATGAGGTTTTGGGTGGTGAAGCTAGGGCTCAGAATGAGGTAAATGGAGGTGTGGTTTGGTCTTGTTCTAATGATGTAGTTTGTGGTCGTGATGAGTCTGATGAAGTTGGTTTGGAGGGTAATCCGAGTACCGTAGATAGTGAAGGTGATTTAGCTGGTGATTTGGGTTCAAGGTATGAGGTTTCAGGGGGTGAAGCTAAGGCTTGGACCAGGGTTTTACGTTTCAGTGCACTAGATAGTTCTGCAGGTAAGAACGCAGAGCAGTCTAGCGGAATTAATGAAGGTGGGGGAGATTTGAATCAAGCTAAGGAGACAGGTAAAGTTGGTAATTTGGATAGTTAtgaattgaatcatggaaaccagaAACGAGTTGTATGTTTGTCTGCTGCATCCGAAGATTCAGGTGTACAAACTAAAATTGTTGAGGAAGCTGCAATGGCAATTGATGAGGAAGATTTGATTGCCTTAGATGGTGGTCAAGAAACTCCTATATCTGAACTGATAAAGAAAGCTGCGAATGTCGGTGTAGATGCCACATCCCTGAATGTCAATACACTGGTTACTGCTGAATGTGTTCCTGGTTCTGAAGCTAAAG ATCCGGTCTATTCATGTCAGTCAACTGGATCGATTGCCGCAGGCCAATTAGACGAGAAG GTTAGTTCCAACATGGAAATTGACAAGCAAGGTACTGATTACGAGCAACAGCAGATGGAGGTTAAAACTCCTCATCTAAGCACCCAAAAACATGATACGG GTAATGTCCAATCCTTAAAACCTGAGCCAATTATTGACGGAGGAGAGGGAGTTGGTTTAAGCACGGGGGAAGCAGTGCTTGCAGAAAAGCAGGTTTCCGATGCTAAAGAAGTCGGTTTTGATGCAGAGCAAGATGttaaagttgagaaaatgggaGTTAGCCCAAAAAATCGCGATCCAAGTGATGTTTCGGAATCATTAGGTCACCAAATGGATGTATTTGTTGGTAGTGGTGAAGTTGAAGCCGCAAAAGTTGATAACAATGTTTTGAACCAAATATCTCCTGCTGTTGCTTCTGATAAGGAGTTACAGTTGTCAGGAAATGAAGATCCGTTAGCTAAAAATGTGGTTTCTGAGGACGATTCAAGTGTAGAGCAAGAAATGAATGTTGAAGATCAAGTTACTAGTGATGAACCGGATTGTTTAGAACAAGTGGAAGAAATGGAAGTCGTAGAACATGATAGCGACTCTGACCAGCCAACCAACGTAGATTATCAAACTGTTAAACAGACAGCTCTTAAGTCCTTGAGTGGCGTAAAGATGCATCAAGCCCAGCAGCTTCTGTCCGAGGAAGAAGGAGGATTTtcagtttctgatttagtctggGGTAAGGTCAAGAGCCATCCATGGTGGCCAGGACAGATATTTGATCCTTCTGATGCTTCAAAGAAGGCAGTGAAGTATCAAAAGAAGGACAGCTTTCTCGTGGCATACTTTGGGGATCGGACATTTGCTTGGAATGAACCATCTGTTTTGAAGCCGTTCCGAACACATTTCTCTCAAATAGTGAAGCAAAGTAATTTAGAATCATTCGAGAATGCAGTCAATTGTGCTTTGGAAGAAGTTTCTAGACGAGTCGAGCTTGGTCTGGCTTGCCCTTGCATACCGAAGGATGCCTATGACAGGATAAAATTCCAAAAAGTTGAGAATACCGGAGTTCGGGAAGAATCAAGTTTAAGAGATGGTGTTGATGTATCTTTAAGTGTTAGTTCTTTTGAGCCAGACAAATTAATTGACTATATGAAAGAATTAGCGGAGTCTCCATACAGTGGGGGTGATCGAATCGACCTTGTGATTGCTAAAGCTCAATTGTTGGCATTCTATCGTTTAAAAGGTTATCATCAGCTGCCTGAATCCCAATTTTCTGAGGAGAAAAGGCTCGAGGTAGTTGACTGTGCTACTCCTATGGATACGGATGGTGAGCAAAAATCCGAGGCTTCGAAGTCTCGGAGACGATCTTACCTTAAACGGAAGCATAATCTGAAGGATGGATTGTATCCTAGTAAAAAGGAGAGAAGCTTGTCCGAATTAATGAGTGAGACATTTGATTCTCCTGATGGTGAAATCGGGTCTGATGTGATAGGTAATAAGCCCCCTTCATCATCATTTGGCAAGAAAAGAAAAGCCATTGATTCCTCGGAAGACTCTGTGATGCAGGAAGGGAGGAAGACATCTAAAGGGTCTCTAAGCACACCTCATTTCCCGAAGCCTTCCTTTAAGATCGGTGAGCGTATCAGTAGAGCTGCAAGCCAAATGACTGGATCCCCGTCGATTCTAAAGTCCAGTGGTGATAGGTTACAGAAGCTTGATGGTGGCTGTGAAACTCCTGCCACGTGTGGATATGATGTTCCCATTGATAATCTTGAGGATGCAGAGCGAAAGAGGATGGGTATTTTGACTGAATATTCATCACTTGACGAGTTGTTGTTGCAACTTCACTTGGCAGCATGTGATCCAATGAAAGGTTACAGTtctcttaatattattattagctTCTTCTCAGATTTCAGAGATTCGATAGTTCTGGATCGACTTTCCAGGGACAAAGCAGTTGGCCAAAGGAAGAAGTCACCAAATTCTATCATTGGTTTTTCAGAAACTTTTGAGTTTGAGGACATGAGTGACACTTATTGGACTGACAGAATAGTCCAAAATGGTTCCGAGGAGCAGCCATCAGTTGGTACTGATAGGGGACAATATCAATTTGTGCCTGTCGAATTAGATAAACCAATTCAAAAAGTCCGTAAGTCTCGAAAGCGGTATTCTGATACCAGTCATGATTTGACAGCACAGAAACCCCCTGGCTACGTCGATGAGAAGGCCCCAGCGGAAATTGTTATGAGCTTTCCTGAGATCAATTCTGTTCCTTCTGAAACAAAGCTAAATAAGATGTTCAAGCACTTTGGACCATTAAAGGAATCCGAGACAGAAGTAGATTGCGAAACCAGCCGTGCCAGAGTTGTTTTTAGAAGATCATCTGATGCAGAAGTTGCTTACAATAGTGCCAGGAAATTCAACATCTTTGGGCTGGTGTCTGTAACTTATCAACTCAACTACACTATTTCTGAATCATTCAAAGCTTCGTTGTATGCTCCAACCCTAGCTGAGGAGAATCCATTCATTGCTTCAGCCCCTTGTGGGGACCATGCACTTATTGCCCCAAGCCTAGGTGAGGAAGCTTCATTCATGGTTTCAACCCTTGGTGAGGAAACTTTACCCATCGCTAGTACATTCCATGAGGAACCTTGGTTCATAGCCTCAACTACAGGTGAGGATACTTTGGCCATTCCCACTACCTTAGCTGATGGAGCTTCGGATGTTGCTACAACCATGTATGAGAAAACATTGCCTGTTACAACGACTGCAGGTGTGGAAACAATGGCTGATGCTACCATTATTGTTGACAAAACCTTTACTGTTGCCACAACTGTAGGCGAACAATCTTTGCCTGTTTTCACAACCATTGATGAGCAAACGTCAACTGCTGCTGCAAGCTTGGTTGACGAAGCTTCATTTTCCCATTTAACTTTGAGCAAAAGAACTTCGACTCTGACCGCAACCTTGGGTGATCAAACTTCAAGCATTGCTACCTTCCATCCAGAAATTCCTAGTGTTCCTGCAACTGTGGGTGAAGAAACTTGTAGCATTCCCGCACCCTCGGCTGAAGAAACTCGTATTCTTCCAAACTTGGATGCAGAAACTCCTATCCATCCTGTGACCTTGGCAGAGGAAACCCCTAGTATTTCTAGAACCTTGGGCGAAGATACTCCATCTGTCCCTGCAGCCTCCAATGAAGAAGCTCCGGTAGGTACTCTGATCTTCAGTGGAGGAACTCACACCCTTCCTGGAAAATTGGTTCCCACAACCTTGTGTGAGGAAACAACCATGCCTGCAACGTTAGGTCAAGAAACTCCTACCCTTCCTGCAGCATTGGGTGAAGAAGCTCATAGTATTCCCTCAACCTCGAGTGACGAAAATCGTGGCATTCCAACTAACTTGGATGAAGAAACTCCTACTGATCCTGTGACCTTGGCAGAGGAAAGCCCCAGTATTCCTGAAACCTTGGATGAAGAAACTCCATCTGTTCCTCCAACATTCAGTCAAGAAACTCCAGCTGTTCCTCCGTCATACAGTGAAGGAACTACTATTCCTCCTTCCTTCAATGAGGAAACTCCTACTGTTCCTGTAACATTGGGTCCAGAAACTCTAACCACTTCTACCGCCACGAGTGAGGAAACTGCAAAGATTCCTGCGACCTCAGGTGAGGAAACTACAAGTGCTCCTGTGACCCTGCATGAGGAAACTCTGGCTATTCCGACAACTTTGGATGAGGGcagtccaacaatgaccacaaaatTGGATGAGGAAACTCCAACCAGTCCCACAAACTTAGCTGAGGAAACTTTGACTACTCCCACATCCTCCGGTGTGGAAGCTTCAACAGTTCTCACAACTAACAGTGAGGAAACATCTGCTGTTTCTACAACTACGGAAATGGAAACTTTACCCCCTGCGGGTGCTGAAAGTGTAGAACCTGCAACTTAA